Proteins found in one Acyrthosiphon pisum isolate AL4f unplaced genomic scaffold, pea_aphid_22Mar2018_4r6ur Scaffold_6282;HRSCAF=6846, whole genome shotgun sequence genomic segment:
- the LOC103307738 gene encoding uncharacterized protein LOC103307738 gives MFLPEVFDAIYEGLKEYIKVPKTVQEWNEIISGFDSTWNFPAFGAIDGKHIIIDCPAHSGSNYFNYKGTFSIVLLALVDHNYNFTCIDVGSYGSNSDGGIFAKSSLRKAIEENKLNIPEGAVMLAMKLFRLRCI, from the exons ATGTTTCTACCAGAAGTATTTGACGCAATATATGAAGGATTGAAAGAATATATCAAG GTCCCTAAAACAGTACAAGAATGGAATGAAATTATTTCTGGTTTTGATTCAACTTGGAATTTTCCAGCATTTGGTGCTATTGATGGAAAACATATCATAATAGACTGTCCAGCACATAGcggatcaaattattttaactacaaagGAACATTTAGCATAGTTCTTTTAGCACTTGTAGACCATAATTACAATTTCACATGTATAGATGTAGGAAGCTATGGCAGTAACTCAGATGGAGGTATATTTGCAAAATCAAGTTTACGAAAAGcaattgaagaaaataaattgaacattcCAGAAGGAGCTGTTATGTTGGCGATGAAGCTTTTCCGCTTAAGATGTATTTAA